In Phoenix dactylifera cultivar Barhee BC4 chromosome 1, palm_55x_up_171113_PBpolish2nd_filt_p, whole genome shotgun sequence, the genomic stretch GTTTAGATCAATGGCAAATTCCACCTCTCTAACTGGTGGTAAACCAGGAAGCTCATCAGGGAAAACATCAGGGTATTCCCTGACCACGGGTATGTCTTCAATTTTCTGTTCCGACTGCTCAGAATCCATGACGGCTGCcatatacacagagcaccccttCCTGAGAGACCGAATACCCTGTAAGGCTGCCACTATCTGAGGGGAGACACACCCTCCATCACccacaaaataaaactcttcaaTGTCAGGGATTCGGAAAGTCACCCGCTTCGAGAAGCAGTCAATGGTAGCGTGATATATAGCTAACCAATCCATACCCAGAATTAAATCAAATTCATGTAAGTCCATGACAATAAGGTCAGCTTTCAAGTCTCTACCCTCTACAATTACTGGGCAAGACTTGCATATCAGTGAGGTGATCATCTTACCCCCAGCTGGGGTACTAACACATAATTCCCTCTCCAAGGgtgagcaaaatatatcatgcttATGCACATATGTAGATGAAATAAAAGAGTGTGTGGCCCCTGAGTCGAATAGTGCATATGCATAAGTAGAATGTACTAATAAGGTACCTGTCACTGCcgtgttggatgcctgagcatcctgctgtGTCAGTGCATATACCCGTCCCTGGGTGCGAGACCCTCCTCCTGTCTGCTGTCTGGGAGCGGCTGGCTGAAAAAtctgtgctggatcagggggaatCTGTCGCTGAGGAGCCCTAGCGCTCGGTGGCCTCTGCACAGATCTAGTACGAGGACAACTGGAAATCCTGTGACCCGGCTGACCACACCCGAAACAAACTCCAGAAAAAGTCTGAGTCTGAGGGCACTCAGCTATCCGGTGGCCCTGCTGACCACACCTGAAACATGCTCCAATACCAGGCCGTGTCTGACGACACTCAACAGCTCTATGTCCCGTCTGGCCACACCTGAAGCACACTCCTGATATCCCCCTGCGATCCGGTGCAGTCCTCCCATATGGAACTCGCTGCTCTGCTCCTGGACGGAACTGCATAGGTCGGCGCAGATGCCGCTCACCGTCAAAATCAAAGTCCCTGGTCCTCTTCGACTTCCCTTTCTGAGCATCCTGTGTCTCCTTCCAGATGATCTCCATATTTTTAGCTCTGTCAACTAGGTCATCATAATCAGTCGAGTGAACAGCAGCTAAACCCTGACGCAGGCGAGGCCTCAATCCTTCCTCAAATCTACTCATCCTAGATTTAGGGTCTTGGACAAGAGATGGTGCAAAACGGGACAACCGATCAAACTCAGCCTCGTAGTCCTCCACAGTCATACTCCCCTGAGAGAGACTCAGAAACTCCCTCTCCAGCTCCCTGATACGACTGGaagggaaatacttggagtagaaggccATGCGGAATCCCTGCCAGGTCACAGATCCTGCATCCTGCATCATGGTCCTCTCTACAGACTCCCACCAATGATGAGCccggtcctgaagcatataggtggcaaatctgatcttctcctcctcagTACAACCCATGGCCCTGAAGGCCTTCTCCATCTCATCTATTCACCATTCGGCCTCTTGGGGATCGGTAGTTCCCTTGAAGGCCGGAGGAGCTAACTTCCTGAACTCTGCTATACTCCTCCCCTGATCCAAAGAACTAGCAGAGGGAAATAGCTGTTGTGGTCCCCTCTGCTGTCGAACTAACCCAACAACCTCTCTGATCAGCTCCATCACCTGGGTCGGACCTCCCATCCTGCTCTCCTGGCCATGATCTGGTCCATCCAGTATTGTCTGATCAGCCTCATCCTCCTGGACTCTCTCAGTCGGATGAGAAGTGGCTGGATCACTCCCGATAGTCTCGATCAGGCGGCGAGGTGCCACACGTGCACGGCGGGGCGGCATGCTGATACATACACAAATAACACAACATCAGGGTTAGATCCATCCACTGTAAAATTTTCTACCCCACTATCATTTCTTCACATGTGTCCCTatattccctttctttttttttttttttttaaataacacATCATTAGTGTTGGATCCATCCACCCATAAGATTTTCTACCCCACTCTCATTTCTTTACATGTGTCCCTATATTcctaagtgttttttttttttttccgaatacACATCATTAGTGTTAGATTCACCGACCCATAAGATTTTCTACCCCACTCTCATTTCTTCACGTGTCCCTATattcctaagttttttttttattattatttattattatatttattatgattttgttttaatgtccctagtgatctttaacctatgctctgataccaataaatctgtcacgccccgaacccggggcccggggcgcgagcagacgccgcgcacctgcagggcggaccccgcaggcacgcaaggcagatgAATCAGATTCTACATCAATAGCTAAACAAAGATAAATTCCAGTTTTCAGttcaaatatccatatatacataagtcaaaagaaaaagtcaatATCTACTAGCTAACTACATCATGATTACTCCACCCCGTAATCCCCATAGTCACATATCATCACctgtaaaaaatttaaatagtaCGAGTGAGCTAACAGCTTAGTAGGCGAtatcatgcaataaagtcatcatataacatgtcataaTGCATATAAAAACAGCTAAACAcataaatccaaaaatccacacaataatctgtaaacccaatccgagactcaaaataactcaaccgcatgactacggccacatcacccagtggcatggttacaccgaagtgccaatacaactctccgaagagccgctccactgagccaacgcaccactgtgccgcaccccctggtgccaaactcacgctccaccgagccgctccgaagagcaaaacgcacccctgtgccgccactattctatcaccggtggtcgcggtgtcggaactagttcctcagtacaagtcgacagggccaacgtatcatcccattggcggggcctagactatagtcacgcggattttaaaaatcaataaatcaactttccaaatcaaagtcataatcatactcccaacagtaaagcacataacaatttatgaaatttaaatatttaattctaaatctaacacataatgccaataataaatcataacatcaacatatgcaatgtaaatgttaaaattctactttaaagcaataggtcacctacctgggctcgcttaaaaatccctgccacagatatcacgaacctctgattaaacataaatattaattatttaattaattaagaaacataatttaaactatttttcaaacccttaaactcctaagttcatagattcaagaatgggcccctaagatcaaacatagaccctaaaatcagaatcctttaagcccaagtcaattgtggcccaacTCAAATTAGGCCCAAATGAACCAAACCAGATTATAGGTCTGGATCAGATCTCGGGCCCAAACCAacccagcccacagatccaattaGGTCCAACTCAGCCCAATACAGAcccccaacccaacccagacCAGATCTGATCAGACCATAACAAAACTCATTCACTCAAACTCAGACCCAACCCAATTCAAGAAATGGGTGGAACCGGTTCACGGTCTGATCTACACTACCCAACTCAAGTTCAGGCTAAATCCAATGGTTCAATCAGATCAGGGTCTGTTTGTGTCTGGTTTGAGACCCAAACAGGCAACGGAAATCAAAGCAAGGTATACgcccaggaagaagaaagaagaagaagaagaagaagaagaagaagaagaagaagaaaaggaagaacgggggggggggggggggggggggtggctggtggttccggtcggccctcggcggcggcgctcggccagccgccgtcggcTACCCCACCATCACGAGCggcggaagagaagaagaagaagaagaggagaaggagaggaagaaaaagaggaaagagagggagctcGGGGCTGGGAAGCCCGGCCCCCCGTTCGCCCATCTCCGGCCGAACccgtttcggccggattgaccccggccggccaccgtcggccggccgaaACCCATTAAAAATTTTCCAAAAACAGGGGATGAAAACCGGTTGTCATCCCTCTTTTCTCTCCCCTTAAATcccgaaaaaaaataataaataggtTGCCTTTCTCACCTTTAGTCGTCGGCGTGGTTCcccggcggcgatggcggctccggcagcggcggcggctccGGCGACGGCAGCGGCTCTGAAGGAAGGGGAAAGAGGAGGAATGGGGCtctaagagaaagagagggggagagagagagatagagagggagagggaagaggggaagagggaagagggaagaggggggggtgcgaagatcccgctggccgttcggccggcgtggtcttCGTGGGGCGACACGAAGagcgaactgaagtcggcatccattgccgacttcagttctttGGGCCTAATAACAGGCCCAAAATTCAGATCTTTACACGATCTACATactacttaaattagtattattgctaacaaataacgATAAAATTgctgatttaatattatattttcgtTTGACATAGACTAtcgtaaatcagagtttaaataCGCATTTGGTACAGATTGGGATGATGCATGACCCTAAGCTTGATCACGCTGGAGCATAATTGAATCTGGTGAAGAACATTTGCACCCGAGCAGCACATGTCTACACGTCACAGTCTCTAGAGTGCattgaaattcaaaataaagGATGATTATGTGCGGCTAGGGAAGTATTCTGAGTATTAGCTGCATGCTTCAAGGCCCAACAATGGTTTCCTTCTGCAATTGTTTTCTTCAGCGCAATCCACCCGTCCACTTCATCCCAGCTTCCTCCCGCGTCCGTCCGCCTCTTCCACATCAAAGCAGCCTCGTTTCCTTCTCCGTTTCAGCATCCCAGCCATCTGCATCTCATCCCAAGCGATCATCCGAGTCCCTGGTCCCACTTCCATCCTCTTCGTCCGTGATCAACTCCCTCCCGCGATGCATGCCAAGTATCCCGCAGCCAGCCGGGATGGGCATTCCGGATTAGCCTCCTCCGCAATCTCCCTGCATCCCGCATCCATCCTTTTCTTCCTCCCATCTCACGCATGTCCAGCTCATCCGCGTGAGATCTCACGCGGCCAGCTTTCAGAGACCGAGTCCCAGCAATCCTCGCGTCCAAACCTGTCGTGATTTAGCCTTCCGTTTCATCATCAACATCCTCCGTGTCCCAGATCCTGCGCCCATGCTTCCGGATCCACGATCGGATCCTCCAGGCACCGTGCACGATCCTCCACGTCCGGCTTCTTCGCAATGCAGCAACAACAAATCGTCCCCATCCTGCCGTTTTAGCCATCTGTTATTCACTTCCCAGATTCCAGCCTCCCTCGTCCgttccccctcctctccacaTGCAATCAGGGGATCCATTGCTGGCTGATGTTTCTGGGGATCTGTATGAAAGATATCTTTCGGCTGGGAGGGGGAGGAGctctcattcaaaaaaaaaaaaaaaaaaacaaaggaaacTGAGGATgttctatttttcaaaaaaaggggaagaaaatcaTTTCTTGGGGAGTTCACCGAGAGGGAGACACCAGGAggagttctttcttttttacatTTTACTTTGCAGAAGGGAAGAAGCATTAGACTTTTAATCTTCATTTTACTTTTGTAATtgtccttttatgcaatccatcattttttttagtctaatttctgtaatttattttatgcattctgGAATTCTTATTTTAAGATaactctaaaaatttttctttgctGTTCGATTTACGGTTTTCATTTACTTTCtgtcctcaggagtcgactcccacattgAGGAATTGACCCCTGCTCTGCATCAGAATTCAATTACaaagctttctttcttttttttatttaatattgaATAGAAAACTAGCTCTGATTGGTTAGAGATTAATTGAATATCcttaatttcttcttttaaaaaagaaaaaaaatattgccaTGAATCTTAATGGAGTTTCTATTCTTTATTTGTTTGCTCCAATcgtctccctgtggatcgacctcctacaaccactattcatcAAGTAGAGGATAGTAACAGTAGTATAAAAATCTTTGTTTGTTGGTTAAGACTTTGACAACGACACCCTTTTAAAGTCATCCTCATGTCTCCAAAAAAAGAGCCAACAGAGGTGATAATTAGATAAAGCATTACTAATATGGTTGGATGatcaaattttgtaattggatcAACTTTGTTATTTGGTATGAATTGAGATAttgttcaatgatattgaggttGTGATAAATTTTTGGGCTTAACATATTCTCTAGGACCCTGCAACAGAATCACTTCCTCCTCGCAAGATCCAGGAGGTGGCGGCCATGGCGGCCACAGccgttttttttttgtagtggtCTTACAAACCAGCAGGTAAATTGAACCCAGCTGGATGTCGAGTACGATCGATGACCCGCGCCAGAGAAAGCAAAAGGAAGGGATAAGTTTGCAGCTAAAGATGGAGCCCAATATCTAAAACAAACACTTACTGGACTTGGTCCAAGATATGGGTCATTAGGGTGGGAAAGAGATTGGCCTCGTAACTTCGCCAAAACAGAAGTGATGGCTGTTATTGAGGTCCGTATCAAGTGAGCTGGCTCTTGTGATACCTCGGGATTCATGAGAATTAGTGTTGGACTTTGCATTTTAATGCGCTTTTGGCTGTTATCTTCGTTGCGGGCAGCCACAATGATACGCGACCGTTTaccaccaaaaagaaaaaaaaagaaaaaaataccatTTAATAATTACGACACACCATTTTGCAGCCCTgagtttgcatttttttttgaataaaaagctttttttttaatccagcAATTTCTTACACTAGTCGTGTGTGAGTGTatctaataaaatcagaaaaaaatacatggcaaaatggagaagaaaccaagtcttggtcctTCCAAAAAAACTCTCATTAATCATGTGCCGTATAGGAGACGACCTAATCCGCTGCTCTATTCGCCTTCTGATAGATAtgagaggcctagaagtagccACACTCTCTTGTGAGCCTCTGAATATTTCGAAGAAGTAGGTGCCGATCATCACAAGTGTGCTGTCCTTGGATCCACTCAATCTCTGTAGccacacccgcctcatatagtTGAAATCACCATttgtcctaaaagcttaagctaataaaatgaggtaaatttatttatatattttatattttcttacactttCTCTCATATGTGGGCCAGATTTTTGTTTTAATGGGTGAacccaacatgtgaaatttttaataatgaggTTAAAGAGTGCAGAAACAGGGTTCAAACTCaggacctctgctctgataccatgttaaaatcacTATTTATTCTAAAAGCTTAAGCCAATAGAATGGCCACCCTCAACTCGGCTTTGCATGTTGGCTCATCAAAGCTGCGTCACCCTCCGGCCGTGATGAGTTCTCTATTGTGGAAACCATCATTAGTTGTTATACCAATTTACAAAATTAGAAGGGAACCTCACCGTAGTATATGTTCCTCTAAATATTAATTCAAATTAACAATAAAATCTTTAGGAAAACGAAAAGAGGTTAAGTTCTATAGTGGAGAATCGGATATAAATAATAggatttttttgcatggatatccttctaaatatcgaattttgcgtgaataccttcgtaaaactttgttattgtacaaatattcctaatataacggttgttctaacggtgttaagaaaaacacatttatattaattaaaattaaaataaaaatttaaaatgacaTTATTATCCTTACTCTTCCCTCCCCACCGCCAACAGTGCTTTACtcttccctcccctcccctcccctccgcaCAAACAccaccccaccccccacccccggCGGTGCCCGGCTTAAGAAGACAGCTCTTCTTGTCCCAGACTTgtctcagaagaagaagaagacaggagctccccacagctgtgctctgcttcagaatctcttgggcctagaagagagagagagagagagagagagagagagagagagagagagagagagagagagaggacaggtGGTTTGAGTTGGAAAGAAGGTGGCTTGTCTAAGGACCAGAAATGATGCTAAGTAGGTGGCTTTAACAGCACAGATCGAGTTGGTGGTAATGGaaacagaaaaagagaaacaaaatcagGATAAAGGCTGCACAAAGCCACCTAAAATCCAGCAAAAGCTCAGAGAAATGAGTTTGCTTTGTGATAACAAGCAAGAGAGTCGCTTATTTTTTGTGTGGGGGCGGTGGTACTATTGGtcgtttttaagtgaatttatggTGGGTTTTCAAGGCAGACAGGAAGGAGATATGGGTTTCTTAGGAGCTTGTTAGCTTGCTCCCATGGCCTTATTATTCTCTAAAGGGATGGAAAATGCCGGCCAATGAGGAAGGAGAAcagggaggaaggaggaaggagatCGCGAGCGAGCTGCATCGCGTTCTTGGGCCGACCTCGCTCCCCATGGCCTGCGGGATCTTGATCTCGCTCCCGATGGCTCTCGCCATCGCGATCGCGATCCCAATACGCCAGGGGCGGGTGGGCGGGGGGGAAGCCGGGCGCCGTCCGGGGGGCGTTGGGTGGGTGTGGGAAGCCGGGCGCCGCGGTGGTGCAAGATCGGGGCGGGGGGGAAGCCAGGCGTCGAGGGGGGTCGTGGGGCTGGGGAGGGGAGGTTGGGGGGGGGGAGCCGGGCGCTGCGCGGGGCcgagggggtgggggggggggggggcgcgtGGTCGGGGGGAAGCCAGGCGGGGGGCGGGGGGTGGGAAGCCAGGcgctgggggggggggggggggggggggggtaataatgccatttcaaattttaattttatttttaattaatataaatataatttttttttaacgaaCAACCATTATACTAAGGGTATTTGTGCAATAACAAAGTTTAcgagagtatacatgcaaatattaattttggaaggatatttatgtaaaatcccatatttaaaaggatattcatgcaaaaaaaatcctaaataaTATTGCAATACCAATTATACAATGGTTTACTGCATAAAAACGTCCGGTTCCCTCTCAGCTACAACTAAGATACAGGTGGAAGAATTATAAACTATAACTTCAGCAATGATGAGATGTTCTGCTTGACCCTACTTCTAACAAGTACCTTTCAATTCAGCAAGCTCAACAACTGCACCCAACGTCAAAAGGTGCAAGTATATTGCAGAATCTAGGCATGAAGAAAGAACATGAGAATCCACAGAtaaccttttttcttttcctggtAAGGGGAAGAATATTTGCAAGCATATCAACTTTTATCATCATGAGAACCTACAGATACTTATTCTTTAAACTCTTATAGTTATACACATTTAAACAGATTAATGTATCTACACAAGTATTTAAACTCCCCTTCACCCAAAAATATCATGAAACATTCAAACTTGATGCATCTCTCGACactttcttccaagcatactGAGGATATGGTAAGCATCAGAAAAGCCTTTGCTCAATCCACTGGTCCTCATTTTTAACCCAGTTCATGATAATGGGGATATGCTGAACCTGTAAGCGATCCTCCTCATGCAGATTCTTCACTAACTCATTTGGCATGTCATCAAGTTCCAATTTGTGGAGATGTATGAGCTTTTTGATACCTGTGGGCACCTTCTTCAACTCCCGGCATCTCACCAAAAACAGCTCATGCAAGTTTACCAGTGCTCCTTGCTCTATTTCTACGCTTGTGAGATGGCCCATGTCCTGTAACCGGAGTAATCTGAGCTCAGGGAACCATCCTGCATCGAAATCCAATCTCTCCCCATCATATGCCTCTAAAAGAACAAGATATGCTAGCTTGGGCAACGAGGAGAGCAAACGAAGGGACGGCTTTTTAATCCCAGATGATTGCAGGGTTAGATGCGTGAGGTTAGCGAGGGAGTTAAACCAAGGAGGCAACACGCCCCCCTCCAGCTTACCGTACAAACTGAGCTTTTGAAGCTGGGGCGGTGGTGGTGAGAGAGATCCCAGCTGCAATGTCTCATGCCAGTGTTTTCTTTTAACAACCAAGTGACGAAGGTGTTTCATCTTCAGTATGGACTTAACCAGCTTAACACAGTGCTTGTTCCTCACATCTACAATCTCTAATCTTCTCATATGTGTCAAACTACTCAGGCTTTCTATCATATCCCCGTCTGCCACAACAGCTTTCAGTGTCTGTAGGCGCTTCAATTTCTGTATTCCGTGAGGAACATGCACCCCACTCGTGCTATCTGTGTATCTTGTAGTTTTACCTTCAAATTTTTTCGCCATAAGGTGCTGCAAGTTTTTCAGACTTGCTATTCCCCATGGCAAATTCTTTACAGGAGTGCGCCATGCGTCCAAGTATTCTAAGCTGCGCAACTTACTTATTGCCTCTGGAAGCTCTTGAACTTTAGTCTCCCGAATGCACAAGTATCGCAGGTTTAAGAGATCGAACACGTCGCCTGGTAGGCTTTCAATAGGAGCTCGGAATAGATTCAAAACTGTCAATAGCCTGAAGTTGGAGAGCAGCGAAGGGGCCAAAACTGATGAGAAGACATGGAAAGAGCGAAGTTTGGGCATCTTTTCGTCCAGTTGGTGATCACCCCTGGTTCCAATTATTGAAAGACTTTGAACTCTATATTGCAGCACCCCCCCTGCATCAGTGTCATACACCTGGTGGAAATGCTCTTCGCTTGATCTAAACACGATCAGGTCCCACACAAGATTATGCATTCGGAGAAGGCTCACCCTTCCAAATTCATTCTTGTGTGTCACCTGGAGCATAGATCCGCTTACAAGTTGGTTGAGGCACtgctccgccgcctcctctgCTGCGCTCTCTGCACCTTCCTGTACAAATCCTTCCGCCACCCATAATCTGATcaaagattttcttttgatgacatgGCCTTTCGGAAATATGCTGCAATATAGCAAGCAGCTCCTGAGTTGATGCGGTAGGTCATCGATGCTGCAGTTCAAGTTTGTGGAGATCTTGTGGAGATCCGGGTTCGCTCTTATCCCCCATACTGGACCATCAAGAATGCTCTTCCATGCCATCTTTGTTTCTTCGGTCCGCAAGTTGTGCCTGCCTATAGACACTAAAGCCAATGGCAAGCCGTCACACTTCTCCACGATTCTTCTAGCCAAATACTCTAGTTCTGGAGGACAGCCTCCACCATTTTCTCTCTCGAATGCTTTCTTGCAGAAGAGCGTCCATGCCTCGTATTCCTTCAATGGCTCAAGTTTCATAACCTGGCTATCAAAGGCCGCCAAAGCAACTTCCTGCTTCCGTGTGGTAATGACGACCCTGCTCCCACAACCATTATCGAACAACGCACTACTAACAtcatcccaaacttctttatgCCACACGTCATCCAAGATAATGAGATACCTTGTAGGATGCAGAAGGGACTTTAGTGTCTCCACTAGCCTCCAGGAAGGCATGGAATCCAGGCTGTGTGGATTAAGGGCCTTCCGTGTCTCCTGGGGCAGCTCCAATATGATTCTTTTGAGCAGGTCATCGGCGTCATAGACTTGAGATACCGAAACCCATGCAAGACAGCCAAAGTGGCCGACAACCATCTCGTCTCTGTACGCAGTGGTGACCAGGGTGGTCTTGCCAGCGCCTCCCATACCCCACACGGAGATCACCGTGCGATGGGACTCCTCATCCATTAGCCATCTCCTGAGCTGATCTCTGTGCTTATCAAACCCCACTATCTCATCTTCCTGGATGAAATGTGCCGAGTCTGCGAGATGCCGGCTTAAGACATGTTCGGTCGAGCTAGACGATCCGTCCCTCAGTCTAATGCCATATTTTTCTCTGTCTCCTAAAAGCTGATCGAGCTCTTTCTTCGAATTCTCTAGTTCTTTCAAGAGACGGAGCAAGTCGTTGATGTTCTGTGAACCGATGAAGGCACCGAAGATGCTCCGGCGTTTTCCAGCAGTTAGATAAGTGAACTCATCGGCATGGGTGTTGATGTCGTAGGCTATCTCCCTGACTTGTTTCACCCAAACGCCTACCAGTTCGTTGCTGCCTCTGTATGTGTCGGCATATCTTAGAAAGGCCTGCATCAACTCCAGATCCCTCATGATGCCACGAATTTTTGGCTCAAGGCCTCGCAACGACTCGGTCAGGGAAACCACCCGTGTTATTGCCGCCGATGTGAAGCTGGCAGCTAGCTTTCTGATCAAATAAACCGCCACAATCTCCGCCATgctgcctctctctctccctccctctctactCGACACTCTTCTTTGCAGCTTTTTATTGTATAGGCCGATGTAAAGGTGCTCAAGAAAAGGTGGCTCCTAGCTGTTATTTGGGTAAAAAGGTTGCTCCCGTTTGAACTTCGAAGAAGAAGCGAATAAAATTGCACCGCCGGCTG encodes the following:
- the LOC103695752 gene encoding disease resistance protein RPM1-like encodes the protein MAEIVAVYLIRKLAASFTSAAITRVVSLTESLRGLEPKIRGIMRDLELMQAFLRYADTYRGSNELVGVWVKQVREIAYDINTHADEFTYLTAGKRRSIFGAFIGSQNINDLLRLLKELENSKKELDQLLGDREKYGIRLRDGSSSSTEHVLSRHLADSAHFIQEDEIVGFDKHRDQLRRWLMDEESHRTVISVWGMGGAGKTTLVTTAYRDEMVVGHFGCLAWVSVSQVYDADDLLKRIILELPQETRKALNPHSLDSMPSWRLVETLKSLLHPTRYLIILDDVWHKEVWDDVSSALFDNGCGSRVVITTRKQEVALAAFDSQVMKLEPLKEYEAWTLFCKKAFERENGGGCPPELEYLARRIVEKCDGLPLALVSIGRHNLRTEETKMAWKSILDGPVWGIRANPDLHKISTNLNCSIDDLPHQLRSCLLYCSIFPKGHVIKRKSLIRLWVAEGFVQEGAESAAEEAAEQCLNQLVSGSMLQVTHKNEFGRVSLLRMHNLVWDLIVFRSSEEHFHQVYDTDAGGVLQYRVQSLSIIGTRGDHQLDEKMPKLRSFHVFSSVLAPSLLSNFRLLTVLNLFRAPIESLPGDVFDLLNLRYLCIRETKVQELPEAISKLRSLEYLDAWRTPVKNLPWGIASLKNLQHLMAKKFEGKTTRYTDSTSGVHVPHGIQKLKRLQTLKAVVADGDMIESLSSLTHMRRLEIVDVRNKHCVKLVKSILKMKHLRHLVVKRKHWHETLQLGSLSPPPPQLQKLSLYGKLEGGVLPPWFNSLANLTHLTLQSSGIKKPSLRLLSSLPKLAYLVLLEAYDGERLDFDAGWFPELRLLRLQDMGHLTSVEIEQGALVNLHELFLVRCRELKKVPTGIKKLIHLHKLELDDMPNELVKNLHEEDRLQVQHIPIIMNWVKNEDQWIEQRLF